The genome window CGTTGAACCATGTCTAACCGGGTCACAAGATCCTTTGGATGGGGGTCCCAGACTGATGAAGCGAATTCCAGAGTAGGGCGAACATAGGCGTTGTAAGCTTGTTCCTTGATCTTGGCTGGACACTTCCTGAGGTTCCTTTGTAAGAACCCTCTGGTACTATTTGCCTTCTTGCAGATATTATTGACATGAGGTTTCCAGTTTAGGTTTTTATGAATGGTGACACCTAGGTATTTGGCTTCATCAATGGTGCGTAGAGTTGTTCCATGTATGGAATACTGGGCGTTAACAACTTTCTTCTTGTTGGTAATTCGAAGCACCTCGCACTTGTCTGGGTTGAAAGCCATCTGCCATGTCTTCTCCCATGTCTGAAGACGAGCCAGGTCATCTTGAAGGGCAGAAGCATCATGGTCcgatctgattggtcgatagagGAGTGCATCGTCGGCAAAAAGACGTATGTTGGATGTGACGGCTTCTGGTAGGTCATTAATAAAAACCAAAAGAGGAGGGACCTAGCACTGTCCCTGTGGGACGCCAGATGTGACGTCTGATGTGCAGCTCTTTTTACCTTCCAAGACGACTTGTTGGGTGCGGCCGGACAGGAAGTCACGGATCCAGGACAGGAGATGACCGCGCACGCCGACATGGTGGAGTTTCAGTAGGAGTCGTTCGTGGGGATCCCGGTCGAAGGCCTTGGAAAAATCTAGTAGGATGGCATCAACTTGTTCTTTGTCGCGAAGGCCCTCGGCCAGGTCTTGGATGGTAAGCAGAAGCTGAGACTCACACGAATGCCTCTTCCTGAAGCCAAATTGCTTACTGGTAAGTATGCCATGTTCATCAAGATGGTGTATTATCTGGCTGTGAAGGATATGTTCCATGAGCTTACAGATGATGGAAGTTAATGATATGGGACGGTAGTTCTCCGGTTTGTGTTTATcgccttttttaaaaattggtgAGACATCTGCTGACTTCCATTGAAGTGGAATCTTGCCTTGATGTAGAGAGGCTTCAAACAACAACGTCAAAGCTGGGGCCAACTCATTAGCACCTTCCTTCAGAAGATAGGCCGGAATGTTGTCGGGGCCTGAAGCTGAGAATGGCTTAACCTTAGCCAGCAGATTGCGTACTCCCTCAACTCTGATGGTGAATTGAGGTACCTCAGGATGGATAGTTGGACCCAAACTTGGGAGGTTGGTTGTATCTTCGTCGGTAAAGACGGAGCGAATTGATCGTTAAGCATGTTCGCCTTGACAACACTATCACTTTGTAGGAGACCATCCTTCATAAGTGGAGCGACGCCGAATTTTCACATCTGTTGCTTTTTATAAACGACCATAGCTTTTTGGAGTTCCCAGATGAATCATCACATatcatattgttgacataattattGTAAGCGAGACGACAGTCAGATTGCATTTGCTTTTTCAGACTCTTGTATCTGGAGCGGTCATTTTTGGACTTGGTCTTCTTAGCTTTCATGAAAGCTCTCTTTTTTCTCCTAGCAAGTTGTTTAAGGTGGCTATTGATCCACGGCTGGTTGAAGCGAGTGGTAGACATTTTGGAAGGAACACAATCTACCAAGGTTTCTTGCATGTTGGTGGAAATTTGATTCCACAAGTTATCAACAGGAGTATCAATTGAGTTAATCATGATAAAGTTGGTAGAAAAATCAGAGAAGTtacttttaacttttgacatgtcaGCTTTTTTCCACAGAAACAGTTTCCTGCGCACTGGTTTCTGGCGCTTAGCCCGGACATCTGAGATGGTCAGGACCATTTCATGATCACTAAGAGCTGGTAGAGGAACACACTTGCTGATAAGAGCTGGTCTATTTGTTAAAAATAAGTCCAATATATTGTCTTCTCTGGTGCAAAAATCCACTATCTGGGTGAGGCCCAGATCTTGGAAAGTTGAAAGGAAGCACTCATTTATTGACAGTTTATACTGATGACCGACGATTGCATCATTAGGCCATGATATGTCTGGAAGGTTAAAATCACCGCTGACCCACACTGTGGCAGAAGGAAATTTGGTGATGATATCACGTATGGCTTGACACAAAAACTGGGCATATGGTAAATCATTTCTCGGTGGTCTGTATGCAGAGATGATCACAAGGGGCTGTTGCTGGTATAACTCAACTTTGGTTGCAACTATTTCACAATCTGTCTCTAACTTGATTTGGCTACCAATAAGATCATTTTTTTTCGCCAATTGGACTCCGCCGTAACCATCTGGACGATCTTGGCGAATAGGAGTGTTGTAACCAGGAGGCATCATCTCGCTGCTAAACATACCAGGTTTCAACCACGTTTCGTTCGCAATAATAACATCGGGTTGGCTAGAATCGACCGCTTCCCAGAAAGCCTCCTtcttggatttcaaactttgaagGTTGACAGATAGTGTTTTAAGTGGTCTAGAAACATTCT of Amphiura filiformis chromosome 14, Afil_fr2py, whole genome shotgun sequence contains these proteins:
- the LOC140169349 gene encoding uncharacterized protein; the encoded protein is MKGPQMKFMVQSVFQDMERFIPIKRPTGRKNVSRPLKTLSVNLQSLKSKKEAFWEAVDSSQPDVIIANETWLKPGMFSSEMMPPGYNTPIRQDRPDGYGGVQLAKKNDLIGSQIKLETDCEIVATKVELYQQQPLVIISAYRPPRNDLPYAQFLCQAIRDIITKFPSATVWVSGDFNLPDISWPNDAIVGHQYKLSINECFLSTFQDLGLTQIVDFCTREDNILDLFLTNRPALISKCVPLPALSDHEMVLTISDVRAKRQKPVRRKLFLWKKADMSKVKSNFSDFSTNFIMINSIDTPVDNLWNQISTNMQETLVDCVPSKMSTTRFNQPWINSHLKQLARRKKRAFMKAKKTKSKNDRSRYKSLKKVEGVRNLLAKVKPFSASGPDNIPAYLLKEGANELAPALTLLFEASLHQGKIPLQWKSADVSPIFKKGDKHKPENYRPISLTSIICKLMEHILHSQIIHHLDEHGILTSKQFGFRKRHSCESQLLLTIQDLAEGLRDKEQVDAILLDFSKAFDRDPHERLLLKLHHVGVRGHLLSWIRDFLSGRTQQVVLEEAVTSNIRLFADDALLYRPIRSDHDASALQDDLARLQTWEKTWQMAFNPDKCEVLRITNKKKVVNAQYSIHGTTLRTIDEAKYLGVTIHKNLNWKPHVNNICKKANSTRGFLQRNLRKCPAKIKEQAYNAYVRPTLEFASSVWDPHPKDLVTRLDMVQRRAARFVKSDYHQRHSVTKMLEDLQWKTLYERRAHNKVIMLYRIVYGLVAIPSGPPLFIPSTVSTRGHPMQYRQQHCRILAYQHSFFPSTICLWNQLPASVVSAESLDSFRSRLNLLTLR